Within the Sulfurospirillum barnesii SES-3 genome, the region TTATACCGTGAAATTTCACTAGCAATCATTCCTGTTGGAAGTTCACTGGATGTATTTAAATTTTTTAAAATACGTTTTTTATCATCGGTGTCAATGACCACAAAACTGTTCTTACGCCCTAATTTATCCATGTGAAATTTTAAAAACAAAAGACCAAATTTATGAAAGGTACACAACAGTGGGGGATACGAGTGTGAATTTATCATTGCCATAGCACGTTCTCGCATCTCGCTAGCAGCCTTATTCGTAAAGGTTAGCGTAAGCGTATTGGCTGCTGGAATGCCTAAAGAAAGCAAATACGAAAGCCTTGTGGTAATGGTTTTAGTTTTACCACTGCCTGCGCCTGCTAAAATAAGCACAGGGCCATCCACACATTTGATTGCATCTTGTTGTGATTCATTTAACGTCGCTAAATCTTGCATCGCTTTTCTACTTTTGTTGATATAGTCTTTATTATAGCAAAAAAAGTTTAAGCCAAACGTAGCGTTTCACTCTGCCTAAATTTATTAATTTTAGTTATAATGCTTATCATACGTTTATTTCCATAAGGATCGTTCACATGCTTAAAGATTTTTCTAAGATAGAGACATTTTTAACCGTTATTAAAGAAAAAAGCTTTTCAAAAGCCTCTAAAAAGCTAGGTATCAGTCAACCCGCTGTCACACAACAAATCAAACTTTTAGAAGAGTATTTGGATGTGCAGATTGTTGATCGTAAAAAAAATGGTATTAAGCTAACCACTGCTGGAGAAGAGCTCTATAAAGTTGCGATCAAACTTGAAAAACAAATTTTAGCAGCAGAACGTGAAATGCTAAGACTTGTCAATAAAGAGGTTATTTTTGTACTAGGGGCTTCTGCGGTGATTGGAAATTACATTCTGCCCGATTTTCTCAATGACATTCAAGATGCCATTAAAAACAATGTTATGCTTAAAGTTGAAAATACAGCAGACATTACCGAAAAGCTTTTAGATAAAAAAGTGGACCTTGCCCTTGTGGAAGCGCCCTACTTTCAAGAAGGTATTATTTACAGAGAATGGATGGAAGATGAATTGGTCATTACCAGTAAATCCCCTCTACCAAAAAACCTCACTAAAGAAGATTTACTGAGCTTCAATTGGATTTGCAGAGAAGAAGAGTCGCATACACGAAAAATCATTCATGACACATTTGAAAAAATCGATGTGGATTGCAAAAGCTTTAAGGTTAAGAGCATACTCACTAGTTCAACGGCGGTGAAACAAACTCTCTTAAAATCAAATATTCAAGAAGGTACACCCACCGTTTCCATCCTCTCAAAATATATTATTGCTGATGAAATCGAAAGAGGCGAACTTTTTACTGCTAAGATGAAAGGCTTGAAGCTCACACGAATGCTCTACTTATGCTACTTAAAAGATCGCAAACACGATGCGCTGATTGACAGTGTCATTAACTATCTTATGAGTAAACACCCTAATAAAGCAATCGTTCCTACTTTTTAATCAACTTTTGATTTTCAGGATTGGCCATCAACGCTTCCATTGAGCGTTTGATGCCATTATCCTTTGGCGCTTTTTTCAGTACCTTAGAAGGTGTGCTTAGATTGATAAACACGGGCACCTCTTCAATAACAATTTGCAAAATAGCATCCAATGGAACACTTACCAAAGAGCCAAAATTATCATTCCCAAATCCTGCCTCAAAACTGAGTATATCATTGTAAATTTGCGCACTCTCAAACGTGTACCCTGCTAGAAAAAACATCGTAATAGGTTTAAAATTATGAGTAATACTCTCAGGCAATTCAGGATTAAATCCAACATCAGAAATATTGGTTAAAATCGAAAAAGAGACCCCTTGTTTAAGCAGTAAGTCAATAATCTCTTTGGTATGCTTTTGCATTAAAGCATGAAAAGCATCATCGCCTAGCACTGTTTCAATCATCGCACAATCCTTTAAACTCCGCTAAGAGGATTTCAATTTCGCCAATACCCAATTTCCAAAAATTTTCATCTTCAATGTCAAACCCAAATTTTTTAATGAGCTCTTTGGGACTTTGACTTCCCCCTGCACTTAAAAATGCGGTATAGGTTTGCACAAAGTGGGCTTTATCGCTCTTTTTATATAAACCATATAATGCCAAAACCAACAACTGCCCATAACTGTACGCATAGCAGTAAAAAGGCGAATGAATAAAATGAGGAATGTAGCTCCACCACAATGCATAATTTTTAGAGAGGGTAATACTTGTGCCAAACATTTTTTGGCTCTCTTCCATCCAATAAGCATTCAACGTCGCAAGGTCTAACTCACCCTCATGCGCATGGACTTTTCGCTCAAAAGTTGTAAAGTTAATTTGACGGTAAAACGTTGAGAAAATATCCTCAATTTTACTTGCATATAAAGAGCGTTTCTCCGCTTTGCTTAAATCGTCTTTGATCGCATCAAACACCAACATTTCCGCAAAAACAGAGGCTGTCTCAGAAGTTGTTAAGGGTGTATCACTCCCCAAATAGCCCACACCACGAGAAAGATACTGATGAATCGCATGTCCTAATTCATGGGCTAAAGTAAACAAATCACGCCTGGTATTGGTGTGATTTAAAAGCACATAAGGATGGGTTGAGGGAGTTGCAGGGTGCGAAAACGCCCCTCCTCGTTTTTTATCTTTTGGAAAAACATCAATCCAACCATTTTCAAATGCCATAGATGCAATTTCATAAAATTTTGGATTAAACTTTTCAAAAGCTTTAAGGACAATCTCTTTAGAGGTATCAAAATCGTATCGTGCATTGGATGTCTCAAGTGGAGCGTAACGGTCGTACTCAAATAATTCTTCAAGCCCTAAAAGTTTTGCTTTTTGTGTGTAATACGCTTGCACCAAATGAAAACTATTTTCAGCACTCTTCACCAAAGCATCGACACTTTTTTGTGTAATTTTATTATCAATATGGCGAGGGTGTTCTGCACTTTTATACCCACGCAATTCACATTCATTGGCAAGATCGGCTTTAATCATATTGAAAATATACGCCAATAACGGCTGATGCTCTTTAATGCCTTTTGTAAAAACGCTCGCTGCTTTTCTTCGTACCTCACGGTTGGCATCTTGCAGCTTACTTAAAATCTCTTCTTCTGAAAGTTTTTCTCCCTCATAACTAAATTTTAAACGGCTAAAATGCTCATCAAAAAGCCTGCTAAAAGCAGACGCAGAAGTCATCTCTTTTTTGAGCAAAATGCGCTCTTCTTTTTGTGAAAGCTGGTAAGGTTTTTCCTCTATCAACGATTCCAAATAAAACTTGTACATGGGCGCAGAGGCTATTAACTCTTCTTGTTTAGGTTTTGAAAGTTTGTTAAATTCTAATTCAAAGAAGAGAAGATTCTCAGCGATCTTGCTGTATTCTTGTTGATATTTTGCATAAAATCCACCCTCTTCACTGTTCGTAGCAAAGCGTAAAAACGCATACGTCATAATGCGTCCTAGTTTTTCGTTAATTGCTTCGTATTCACGAATAGCTTCTAAAAATTCATTGACATGTAACGCTTTTAGTTTCCCTTTGCACATCGTTTCTAAGCTTTTAGCACGGCTATTGGCATCCTTTAAATCACTCTCCAAAGAGGCTTCATTTTCATATAATGCGCTAAGTTCCCAATTCAAATTTCATTCCTTAATAAGTACGTTGTGAAGGATTTTAAATCCAATAAGTGCATTCATTATAGCAAATTTCTGCGCTTTTTGAAGGCTTTGGCGTCTTAGCGGTGCTTCTTTTAAGAATCCACTTAGAAGCAACCGAGCACGTGTTGTTCCCTCTAAAAGGGGATGTGTTGGGGTGTACCATTGTCCATCGATTAATAAAGCAATGTTTGCAATGCTGGTATCTTTTAAAACATCTTTACATGTAAAGATTACATCATCAAATTTCCCTTGAAGGTCAGTTGCTAAGAGTGTTCTATCACAATATTTATACGCATACGATAGCTCATCACGTTCCATCACTAAAAAACGCTCAAACAAACGAGGCACATAGGGAAAATACTCCACCTTTTCAATACCTGACGTATACTCGACACGCACCCGATAAAGACCCTCTTTTGGAGGCGTAAGATGCTCACTTAAGCGTATGCTCTCCTTCGCACCATAGAGTGCATGGCGTGTTTTATCAAACCGTGCTTGATGAAACGCAAGATGGTATAAATATCCATCTTGCACTTTAATCGTTTCAAAACACGGGGAAATAGACTTTATCGCACACCTCATCGTACTCCTTTTTTGCCTCACTAAGCACGGTAATTCCTCCACCACTTTTAAAGACATACCCCTCATCCGTTTTCTCTAAAAAACGAATCAACACGGCACTATCAAGCATTGTGCCATCGTAAATTCCAAAAATACCTGTGTAAAAGCCTCTATCGTATCCCTCAATACGCTCAATAATCTCCACGCTGCTTCGCTTGGGTGTTCCGCTGATGGAACCTGCTGGTAAAAGGGTGGAGAGAATATCACCAATGCGTTCATGCCACTGCTCGTCCAATGTTCCTTGAATATGAGAACTCACTTGCAACAATGTTTTATCCGATGTATGCACTTTTTCAATATAACGAAATTTTTCCACACGCACTTCTTTGGCAACCATGCTGAGATCATTGCGTAACAAATCAACCACCATAACATGCTCTGCTTTTTCTTTTTCATCGCCCAATATAACCGCTTCAGCATTAGGAACACTCGCATCAATCGTCCCTTTCATGGGGTACGTATGAATCTGATTGGCTTGTATTTTAACAAATCGCTCAGGAGAAAAAGCAACAAATTGGTCTTTAAAATAGAGTTTAAACGGTGCGTGTGCTGCGTAAAAAAGTGACTTCAAATCAAAGGACACTTCCACTTTTGTTTGGGCTGTAAGATTTAGCATATAGGTGTTACCTGCTTTAATCTCTTCCATCACTGCATCAAATTTTTGAAAATATACCTCTGGAGATGGATACGTTTTTTTACATGTAACTGCTTTACATGTAAGCTTTTTTGAAGAACAAAGAGGTGTTTCAAACGCATACAAAACATCCTCATCCAACAAAGAGAGCGCTTTAGCATATACATTCTTTTGCGCATAATCAATCACAAAGAAAAAAGGCTCTCTTCTTCTTCCAAATGCATTCAAGCGTTCACACGTTTGAGCGTTCAATCACACACCCAAACTTCGTAAAATATTCGGCATATCCTCTTGAACGGAGAGCACTCTGCCAAAAGTTTTTTTCAAAAATGGCAAGCTAATAGTATCAAAATGTGTTCGTTCTGCTTTAAAATTAATACACCACTCATAATCCTCAACGCCCAAACTATCTAAAAGATGTAAATTAAGCAAAATGTCATTAATGCAGCCCAATTGGTCATGCCCAACCAATAAAGTTTTCGCTTCAAAAAGACGAATAAAATCGTACATGTAAAGGTCTTCTTCAATGGGGACTAATAAACCACCAGCTCCTTCAATAAGGACAATATCACATAAAGATGCTATTTTTTCATAAGCATGTTGCAACACGTCTACATTAATTTTCTTACGTCCTTTTGCCACAAATGGAGCCGCAGGAAGTTCAAAACAGTAAGGAACAATCTCTTTTAAAGAGAGTTTTTCCAAATCAGGATGGTAACGCTTTGCCATCTCAAACAACATCACGGCATCCAAAGGCGCATCCATCACCCCTGTTTCAATGGGTTTCATTACCCCCACTTTTAAACCTTTTGCACTCAGTGCTTCGAGAAGTTTTAGCGTCGTATAGGTCTTTCCCACATTGGTATTGGTCGCTGTAATAAAAATAGGAGAATATTTCATTCTAAGCCTTTTATTTTTTAAAAATTATACCTATTTAAAACGCACTGGCACACAAAAGTCCAAATCAAAACGTTCATCAGCGTTAA harbors:
- a CDS encoding LysR family transcriptional regulator, with amino-acid sequence MLKDFSKIETFLTVIKEKSFSKASKKLGISQPAVTQQIKLLEEYLDVQIVDRKKNGIKLTTAGEELYKVAIKLEKQILAAEREMLRLVNKEVIFVLGASAVIGNYILPDFLNDIQDAIKNNVMLKVENTADITEKLLDKKVDLALVEAPYFQEGIIYREWMEDELVITSKSPLPKNLTKEDLLSFNWICREEESHTRKIIHDTFEKIDVDCKSFKVKSILTSSTAVKQTLLKSNIQEGTPTVSILSKYIIADEIERGELFTAKMKGLKLTRMLYLCYLKDRKHDALIDSVINYLMSKHPNKAIVPTF
- a CDS encoding M3 family oligoendopeptidase, which produces MNWELSALYENEASLESDLKDANSRAKSLETMCKGKLKALHVNEFLEAIREYEAINEKLGRIMTYAFLRFATNSEEGGFYAKYQQEYSKIAENLLFFELEFNKLSKPKQEELIASAPMYKFYLESLIEEKPYQLSQKEERILLKKEMTSASAFSRLFDEHFSRLKFSYEGEKLSEEEILSKLQDANREVRRKAASVFTKGIKEHQPLLAYIFNMIKADLANECELRGYKSAEHPRHIDNKITQKSVDALVKSAENSFHLVQAYYTQKAKLLGLEELFEYDRYAPLETSNARYDFDTSKEIVLKAFEKFNPKFYEIASMAFENGWIDVFPKDKKRGGAFSHPATPSTHPYVLLNHTNTRRDLFTLAHELGHAIHQYLSRGVGYLGSDTPLTTSETASVFAEMLVFDAIKDDLSKAEKRSLYASKIEDIFSTFYRQINFTTFERKVHAHEGELDLATLNAYWMEESQKMFGTSITLSKNYALWWSYIPHFIHSPFYCYAYSYGQLLVLALYGLYKKSDKAHFVQTYTAFLSAGGSQSPKELIKKFGFDIEDENFWKLGIGEIEILLAEFKGLCDD
- a CDS encoding aminotransferase class IV yields the protein MRCAIKSISPCFETIKVQDGYLYHLAFHQARFDKTRHALYGAKESIRLSEHLTPPKEGLYRVRVEYTSGIEKVEYFPYVPRLFERFLVMERDELSYAYKYCDRTLLATDLQGKFDDVIFTCKDVLKDTSIANIALLIDGQWYTPTHPLLEGTTRARLLLSGFLKEAPLRRQSLQKAQKFAIMNALIGFKILHNVLIKE
- a CDS encoding aminodeoxychorismate synthase component I translates to MIDYAQKNVYAKALSLLDEDVLYAFETPLCSSKKLTCKAVTCKKTYPSPEVYFQKFDAVMEEIKAGNTYMLNLTAQTKVEVSFDLKSLFYAAHAPFKLYFKDQFVAFSPERFVKIQANQIHTYPMKGTIDASVPNAEAVILGDEKEKAEHVMVVDLLRNDLSMVAKEVRVEKFRYIEKVHTSDKTLLQVSSHIQGTLDEQWHERIGDILSTLLPAGSISGTPKRSSVEIIERIEGYDRGFYTGIFGIYDGTMLDSAVLIRFLEKTDEGYVFKSGGGITVLSEAKKEYDEVCDKVYFPVF
- the bioD gene encoding dethiobiotin synthase — its product is MKYSPIFITATNTNVGKTYTTLKLLEALSAKGLKVGVMKPIETGVMDAPLDAVMLFEMAKRYHPDLEKLSLKEIVPYCFELPAAPFVAKGRKKINVDVLQHAYEKIASLCDIVLIEGAGGLLVPIEEDLYMYDFIRLFEAKTLLVGHDQLGCINDILLNLHLLDSLGVEDYEWCINFKAERTHFDTISLPFLKKTFGRVLSVQEDMPNILRSLGV